In a genomic window of Aggregatimonas sangjinii:
- a CDS encoding SDR family oxidoreductase, with product MKILLTGANGYIGMRLLPLLLDLGHDVICAVRDAERLSVDAETRSRISIIEIDFLKEVQEGKVPNDIDAAYFLIHSMSSSTKDFDEMEATTAENFNRYLKPTNVKQVVYLSGIINEENLSKHLQSRKNVEKILYEGPFALTVLRAGIIVGSGSSSFEIIRDLCEKLPFMITPKWVLTKTQPIAIRDVMSFLTGVLGNEETYDDSFDIAGPNVLSYKEMLHQYAEARGFKNWIVTVPIMTPKISSYWLYFVTSTSYKLALNLVDSMKVEVIARDKRLQEILGITPHTYAEAIDMAFKKIEQNLVISSWKDSMVSGRFQQDLEKYIQVPKYGVLKDVKKRKIEDPKRVLKNIWSIGGERGWYYGNWLWKIRGFMDKLIGGVGLRRGRTHPDKIYSGDALDFWRVLLADKKKKRLLLFAEMKLPGEAWLEFRIDEKNVLHQTATFRPRGLRGRLYWYSIVPLHYFIFGGMIRGIAESK from the coding sequence ATGAAAATACTCCTCACAGGTGCTAATGGGTACATCGGAATGCGTTTACTACCCCTGCTTTTAGATCTAGGGCATGATGTAATCTGTGCCGTGAGGGACGCAGAACGACTTTCAGTGGATGCGGAGACCCGTTCGCGCATCAGTATTATAGAGATTGACTTTTTAAAGGAGGTGCAAGAAGGAAAAGTTCCCAATGATATTGATGCGGCCTATTTCCTGATTCATTCCATGAGCTCATCTACAAAGGATTTTGATGAGATGGAAGCTACTACGGCCGAAAATTTCAACCGTTATCTTAAGCCGACCAACGTAAAGCAAGTTGTTTATCTGAGCGGCATCATAAATGAGGAAAACCTTTCAAAACATTTGCAGTCGCGAAAAAATGTTGAGAAAATATTGTATGAAGGTCCATTCGCACTTACCGTTCTTAGAGCGGGCATCATCGTAGGCTCCGGGAGTTCATCGTTTGAAATCATACGTGATCTTTGCGAAAAGCTACCTTTTATGATTACACCCAAATGGGTCTTGACCAAGACCCAGCCCATTGCCATTCGCGATGTCATGAGTTTTTTGACGGGAGTACTTGGCAATGAGGAAACCTACGACGACTCATTTGATATCGCTGGGCCCAATGTGCTCAGCTACAAAGAGATGCTACATCAATATGCCGAGGCGAGAGGGTTTAAAAATTGGATTGTTACGGTTCCAATAATGACGCCTAAAATATCGTCGTATTGGTTGTATTTTGTCACTTCGACGTCTTATAAACTAGCCTTGAACTTGGTTGACAGTATGAAAGTAGAGGTTATCGCCAGAGACAAGCGGCTTCAAGAAATTTTGGGAATAACCCCACATACCTATGCCGAGGCCATAGACATGGCCTTCAAAAAAATCGAACAGAACTTGGTCATCAGCAGTTGGAAGGACAGTATGGTCAGTGGGCGTTTTCAACAGGATCTTGAAAAATATATTCAGGTGCCCAAATATGGTGTTTTAAAGGACGTAAAAAAACGTAAGATAGAAGACCCAAAAAGAGTGCTGAAAAATATATGGAGTATTGGCGGCGAACGGGGGTGGTATTATGGCAATTGGCTGTGGAAAATTCGAGGATTCATGGACAAGCTCATTGGCGGCGTGGGTCTGCGTCGCGGTCGCACCCATCCCGACAAAATATATTCCGGTGATGCATTGGATTTTTGGCGGGTCTTGTTGGCGGACAAAAAAAAGAAGCGACTCCTGCTTTTCGCCGAAATGAAATTACCCGGCGAGGCATGGTTAGAATTCCGAATCGACGAGAAAAACGTACTGCACCAAACAGCAACCTTTAGACCACGTGGATTGAGAGGGCGTTTGTATTGGTATAGTATCGTTCCCCTTCATTATTTTATCTTTGGTGGTATGATTCGCGGAATTGCAGAAAGCAAGTAA
- the ctlX gene encoding citrulline utilization hydrolase CtlX translates to MKTQVTNTILMVRPVAFRKNEETAVNNYFQEDLELRNSEINKKAQQEFDDFVSVLRSNGVNVLVVDDKKETDTPDSIFPNNWVSFHSSGTVAVYPMFAENRRRERREDIFTILEDKGFQITDIIDYTSAEEEGIFLEGTGSILKDRVHQKAYCALSERADEELFIEFCEDFDCFPVVFTANQTVAGERKPIYHTNVMMAMAENFVVICLDTIDDKEERKNVLDHLKKDGKEIIAITEAQMHSFAGNMLQVIGADEKRFMVMSSAAYNSLREDQISAIKKYCAIIHSPLDTIETCGGGSARCMMAEVFLPKEQ, encoded by the coding sequence ATGAAAACACAAGTTACGAATACGATTCTGATGGTACGCCCTGTTGCTTTTCGTAAAAACGAAGAGACCGCGGTCAACAATTATTTTCAAGAAGATCTGGAGCTTAGAAATTCTGAAATCAATAAAAAAGCACAACAGGAATTTGACGATTTTGTTAGTGTGCTGCGTTCGAATGGCGTAAATGTACTGGTTGTTGACGATAAAAAAGAGACGGATACCCCTGATTCTATTTTTCCCAACAATTGGGTTTCCTTTCATAGCAGCGGTACGGTGGCCGTCTATCCGATGTTCGCCGAAAATCGAAGAAGAGAGCGTCGCGAGGATATTTTTACCATTCTCGAGGACAAGGGATTTCAGATAACCGATATCATTGACTATACCTCGGCGGAGGAAGAAGGCATTTTCTTGGAAGGCACCGGAAGTATTTTAAAGGATCGAGTGCATCAAAAGGCGTACTGTGCGCTTAGCGAAAGGGCAGATGAAGAACTGTTTATCGAGTTTTGTGAAGACTTTGATTGCTTTCCCGTTGTTTTTACTGCGAACCAAACGGTAGCGGGAGAACGAAAGCCCATCTATCATACCAATGTGATGATGGCGATGGCCGAGAATTTTGTGGTAATCTGTTTGGATACCATTGATGATAAAGAGGAACGAAAAAATGTACTCGACCATCTAAAAAAAGATGGTAAGGAAATCATAGCCATAACCGAGGCCCAAATGCATTCTTTTGCTGGAAATATGCTTCAGGTCATTGGCGCCGATGAAAAGCGATTTATGGTGATGAGTTCTGCCGCTTATAATAGCTTGCGGGAAGATCAAATCAGCGCCATTAAAAAGTACTGCGCTATTATCCATAGTCCATTGGACACCATCGAGACCTGTGGTGGTGGTAGTGCCCGTTGTATGATGGCTGAGGTCTTTTTGCCCAAAGAGCAATAG
- a CDS encoding glycogen synthase, translated as MSNFLFVAAENDGIADCKAGGMGDVVRDVPREISRRGDKVHVVVPSYSRLHKDGVFKTSLKFQLRGTSYTAELYEVTPKKEFDNLTHYVIHHPEIEEGGIAHIYHDDPTEPFFNDFVKFMIFCTAVAEAIKMGAFGELDVVHMHDWHSSAVLFLKTYHPAYSSLKKMRYVYSIHNLAIQGIRPFYDNFASVHNWFPEIQLKHEELMDWRYQDCINLMAVGIRLADAVHTVSPSYKEDVMMPSRRPEFVGGESLEKDLQKANDEGRLHGILNASNYNNIREAEKGLLYRNTVKALFRWLQDESKKYKADFLAHTGEKIMEFVTERPKFIVSSVARLTEQKFYFFKRSPEAFEKMLKRLEKIDGIFMLLGTGDPDYEQLFRDMSYKHKNFIFTNGQSEDLIDSMYLETDLYFMPSLFEPCGISQMLAMRNGNPCLVHHTGGLKDTVTHMKTGFAFEGKTYNAQIKSMIKRFDEALTLWEKDKAAWKKIQSNAKKARFTWGKSVDGYYEKLYLL; from the coding sequence ATGAGTAATTTTCTTTTTGTTGCAGCTGAAAATGATGGCATTGCAGATTGTAAGGCTGGAGGTATGGGGGATGTCGTTAGAGACGTGCCACGGGAGATATCCAGAAGGGGCGATAAAGTACACGTCGTAGTTCCGTCTTATTCGAGACTTCACAAAGATGGGGTCTTTAAAACGAGCTTGAAATTTCAACTGCGTGGCACGAGTTATACGGCAGAGCTTTACGAGGTAACACCGAAAAAGGAATTCGATAACCTTACCCATTATGTCATACACCATCCCGAAATCGAAGAAGGGGGGATTGCGCATATTTATCACGATGATCCTACCGAACCTTTCTTCAACGATTTTGTGAAATTTATGATTTTTTGTACCGCTGTTGCCGAAGCCATAAAAATGGGTGCATTCGGCGAATTGGATGTGGTACATATGCACGATTGGCATTCTAGTGCCGTGCTATTTCTCAAGACCTACCACCCGGCCTATAGCAGTCTAAAGAAGATGCGTTATGTCTACAGCATTCATAATCTCGCTATACAAGGTATACGACCATTTTACGACAATTTCGCCTCTGTGCACAATTGGTTTCCCGAAATTCAGTTGAAGCATGAAGAATTGATGGATTGGCGCTATCAGGATTGTATCAACCTTATGGCCGTAGGAATACGGTTGGCCGATGCCGTTCATACGGTATCCCCTTCCTATAAGGAGGATGTGATGATGCCAAGTAGAAGACCTGAATTCGTTGGAGGGGAAAGTTTGGAGAAAGATTTGCAAAAGGCAAATGACGAGGGCAGGTTGCATGGTATTCTGAATGCTTCTAACTATAATAATATCAGAGAGGCGGAGAAAGGGCTGCTCTACAGAAATACCGTTAAAGCGCTCTTTAGGTGGCTACAGGACGAATCGAAAAAGTACAAGGCCGATTTCTTGGCCCATACCGGTGAAAAAATAATGGAATTCGTAACCGAGCGGCCTAAATTTATCGTTTCAAGTGTGGCTAGGCTCACCGAACAAAAGTTCTACTTTTTTAAACGCTCGCCCGAGGCATTCGAGAAAATGTTGAAAAGGCTGGAGAAAATCGATGGCATCTTCATGCTTTTAGGTACTGGTGATCCCGACTACGAGCAATTGTTTCGCGACATGAGCTATAAGCATAAGAATTTCATATTTACGAACGGTCAATCCGAAGATTTGATCGACTCGATGTATCTGGAGACCGATCTGTATTTTATGCCAAGTCTCTTCGAACCTTGTGGCATAAGTCAAATGCTCGCTATGCGCAACGGAAATCCGTGCTTGGTTCACCATACCGGCGGATTGAAAGATACGGTGACACATATGAAAACCGGTTTTGCATTCGAAGGAAAAACCTATAATGCCCAAATCAAAAGTATGATCAAGCGGTTCGACGAGGCCTTGACCCTTTGGGAAAAGGATAAGGCTGCATGGAAAAAAATCCAATCGAACGCAAAGAAAGCACGCTTTACTTGGGGCAAATCCGTTGACGGGTATTACGAAAAACTGTATTTGTTATAG
- a CDS encoding dimethylarginine dimethylaminohydrolase family protein has product MLKLNVNDEISPLKTVVLGTAESCGPVPQPDESYDPKSLEHILAGTYPKEEDMIKEMDAFAAVFKKYGVKVFRPEVIEDCNQIFSRDIAFVIQDKLILANILPDREKEIEAILHVLEYIDPEDIIHAPEEVHVEGGDVMPWYDYIFVGTYTAEDYPSHITARTNDAAVTFLRKQFPNKKVKSFELRKSTNAKENALHLDCCFQPLGKGKAILHKNGFLVEEEYQWLVDFFGADNIFEITADEMYNMFSNVFSISPDVVVSEQNFTRLNNWLRDQGFVVEEIPYAEISKQEGLLRCSTLPLVRA; this is encoded by the coding sequence ATGTTGAAGTTGAATGTGAATGACGAAATTTCCCCTCTTAAAACAGTGGTTCTAGGGACAGCAGAAAGCTGTGGCCCTGTACCACAACCTGATGAGTCATACGATCCAAAATCTTTGGAGCATATTCTGGCGGGTACCTATCCGAAGGAAGAAGATATGATCAAAGAAATGGACGCCTTTGCCGCCGTATTCAAAAAATACGGGGTAAAGGTATTCCGTCCTGAGGTAATTGAAGATTGCAATCAGATTTTTTCGAGGGACATTGCTTTCGTCATACAGGACAAATTGATTTTGGCCAATATCCTTCCGGATAGGGAAAAAGAAATCGAGGCCATATTGCACGTATTGGAATATATAGATCCAGAAGATATCATCCATGCGCCCGAGGAGGTACATGTTGAGGGCGGGGATGTAATGCCTTGGTACGATTATATCTTCGTTGGAACCTATACGGCAGAGGATTATCCTTCCCACATTACCGCACGCACAAATGATGCCGCTGTAACTTTTTTAAGAAAACAATTCCCGAATAAAAAAGTCAAATCGTTCGAGTTGCGGAAATCGACCAATGCAAAAGAGAATGCGCTGCATTTAGATTGCTGCTTTCAGCCATTGGGCAAAGGAAAGGCTATCTTACATAAGAACGGTTTCTTGGTCGAGGAGGAATACCAATGGTTGGTCGATTTTTTCGGAGCGGATAATATTTTTGAAATTACTGCGGATGAAATGTATAACATGTTCAGTAATGTATTTTCCATTTCCCCGGACGTGGTGGTTTCAGAGCAAAATTTTACAAGACTGAACAATTGGTTGCGTGACCAGGGTTTTGTTGTCGAGGAAATTCCATATGCCGAAATCTCGAAACAAGAAGGGCTGTTGCGATGCAGTACCTTACCATTGGTAAGAGCATAA
- a CDS encoding zinc-dependent peptidase, translating to MNVALFSVEIFRWLWIAYALACVVYLVRYAMDLYKWNPFRKPVTLSESEKRILLKWLPIYGQMSAPVKERFEKRTVWYRMAKTFKFQGEIDYQEDVKLLLSGSLALMTLGISGYRMMTSLVEIVIYPTQYYSRIRRQYHVGEYNLGLKRVIVSSDRLWKGFEIADDNRNLVVHEFAHALSFHLIKQPFWEGIRFRNGLKRIKKLLASPDFSTKMENSDYFRAYGMTNLQEFFSVAVENFIETPDVFKADFPELYHIIKRMLNFDFLEDGDAPIKTAP from the coding sequence TTGAACGTCGCCCTTTTTTCAGTAGAAATTTTCCGGTGGCTGTGGATTGCGTATGCCTTGGCTTGCGTCGTTTATCTGGTTCGGTATGCGATGGATCTCTATAAATGGAACCCCTTCAGAAAACCCGTGACACTCTCCGAAAGCGAGAAACGAATACTTCTAAAATGGCTGCCGATTTACGGGCAAATGTCAGCTCCCGTCAAAGAGCGTTTTGAAAAACGTACGGTCTGGTACCGTATGGCCAAGACCTTCAAATTTCAAGGTGAAATCGACTATCAGGAAGATGTGAAACTCCTCCTAAGCGGAAGCCTTGCTTTGATGACCCTTGGCATATCGGGCTACCGAATGATGACCTCGTTGGTCGAAATCGTGATTTATCCGACTCAGTATTATTCCCGTATAAGACGACAATATCATGTGGGGGAATACAATCTAGGGCTTAAGCGGGTTATCGTTTCTTCCGATCGATTGTGGAAAGGGTTTGAAATTGCCGATGACAATAGGAATCTTGTTGTTCACGAATTTGCCCATGCGCTCAGTTTTCATTTGATAAAACAACCCTTTTGGGAAGGAATTCGCTTTCGAAACGGATTAAAACGGATTAAAAAGCTATTGGCAAGTCCCGATTTTTCAACTAAAATGGAAAATTCCGATTATTTTCGAGCCTATGGTATGACGAATTTGCAGGAATTCTTTTCGGTTGCAGTGGAGAATTTTATCGAAACGCCAGATGTGTTCAAAGCTGATTTCCCGGAGCTTTACCATATTATAAAACGTATGCTGAATTTCGATTTTCTAGAGGATGGTGACGCTCCTATCAAAACCGCACCCTAA
- a CDS encoding citrate synthase has translation MSDKATLEYKGQKYDFPVIEGTENELAIDIKTLRSATGGLTTIDPGYKNTGSCESAITFLDGEKGILRYRGYSIEELAEKADFLEVCYLLIFGDLPNKEQLSAFHIDIKNESHVDEEMKKILDAFPKSAHPMGVLSSLTSALIAFNPISVNVTSKDEMYGAIVRILAKFPVLVAWTMRKQKGLPLDYGDDSLGYVENIHKMMFKKPSKEYVLNKIVIEALDKLLILHADHEQNCSTSTVRIVGSSHAGLFASLSAGISALWGPLHGGANQAVLEMLEAIEADGGDTKKYMAKAKDKSDPFRLMGFGHRVYKNFDPRAKIIKKAADEVLADLGIEDPILEIAKGLAKEALEDQYFIDRKLYPNVDFYSGIIYRALGIPTEMFTVMFALGRLPGWIAQWREMRLRNEPIGRPRQLYIGETHRSFVDLESR, from the coding sequence ATGTCAGACAAAGCAACCCTAGAATATAAAGGTCAGAAATACGATTTCCCGGTAATTGAAGGTACTGAAAACGAGCTCGCTATTGATATTAAAACCCTACGCTCCGCAACGGGAGGGCTTACGACAATTGACCCCGGTTATAAAAACACAGGTTCCTGTGAAAGTGCAATTACTTTTTTAGACGGTGAAAAGGGTATTTTGAGATATCGTGGGTATAGCATCGAGGAATTGGCGGAAAAGGCCGATTTCCTAGAAGTGTGCTATTTATTGATTTTTGGGGATTTGCCAAATAAAGAACAGCTCTCGGCGTTTCATATCGATATTAAGAACGAATCCCACGTAGATGAAGAGATGAAGAAGATTTTGGACGCTTTTCCGAAATCGGCCCATCCGATGGGTGTGCTCTCCTCCTTGACCAGTGCCCTGATCGCCTTTAACCCGATATCGGTGAACGTTACCTCCAAAGACGAGATGTACGGGGCGATAGTGCGCATATTGGCAAAATTCCCTGTTCTTGTAGCTTGGACCATGCGAAAGCAAAAAGGCCTACCATTGGATTATGGCGACGATAGCTTGGGTTATGTAGAGAACATTCATAAGATGATGTTCAAAAAGCCCTCCAAGGAATATGTCTTGAATAAAATCGTCATCGAAGCACTTGATAAGTTATTGATTTTGCATGCCGATCACGAACAAAATTGTTCTACGTCCACAGTGCGTATCGTAGGATCCTCGCACGCCGGATTGTTCGCATCTCTGTCAGCTGGAATTTCTGCCCTGTGGGGGCCGTTGCATGGTGGTGCGAATCAAGCAGTACTCGAAATGTTGGAAGCGATAGAGGCCGATGGCGGCGACACCAAAAAATATATGGCGAAAGCCAAAGATAAGAGCGACCCGTTTCGCCTAATGGGCTTCGGACATCGTGTGTACAAGAATTTCGACCCTCGGGCAAAAATCATCAAAAAAGCGGCGGATGAAGTCCTGGCCGATTTGGGTATTGAAGATCCTATATTGGAAATTGCCAAAGGCTTGGCAAAAGAAGCTTTGGAAGACCAATATTTCATTGATCGAAAGTTGTATCCGAACGTAGATTTTTACTCGGGCATTATCTACAGGGCTTTGGGTATTCCTACTGAAATGTTCACGGTAATGTTCGCCTTGGGTAGGCTGCCGGGATGGATTGCCCAATGGAGGGAAATGCGTTTGCGCAACGAACCTATCGGTCGTCCGAGACAATTATATATCGGAGAAACACACAGGTCTTTTGTTGACCTCGAATCGAGGTAG